The genomic segment CGTACAGGTACACATATCAATACCGAgcaattttgattttaagaGTGCGCAAAAAAATCAGAGCAAAgagtggctattttgaagaaactaacatgctttcagttatttcaccttttttttctgtgcataACTCCACctgtgttcattcatagttttgatgccttcagtgagaatctacaatgtaaatagtcatgaaaataaagtcaacatAATGAACGAGGTGTGTcgaaacttttggcctgtactgtatgtttgaTGCTTCCTGCCATAGACTTCCAGGAAGTTGAACTGTTTAACCTCAGCAGCCTGCCTGTCCCGCCACCTGACTGCCAATAGGGCTTATTACACAACTTAGCAAACATCTTAGGCATGCCCATAAGTGACAAAATCGACAAATTGCAATACTATTCAGCTTTTATTGTGCAAAAAGCCCAAAGCTAAAATTCAAGAGGAAGattctgctaaaaaaaaaaaatatgttgaaagTTGGGATAAGACAGTGAGGACATTATGAGTCCCCAAAATAACACCTATTATCTTAAATTCCAATACATGCATGGACAAATATGGGGCACAATGAGGCAGGAATACGTTTAAACACAGGTCTGACCAGATTATTTACTCATCCCCGAGACAATGAACACATAAACTACTACAATACAGTTCACATAGTTGCGGCTGGACGCTTACCGtgcaaacaaaataaagcaTAAATTCGTGCATCATTGTGCATACTTTGGCTTAAGTAATGTTGACGCTAAGAGCTCCGCTACCTTAATGTCTTCGATCGATTGCAAACACGCCCTCTGCTTCCTTGCAGTTTGTCCAGTCATGCCAGTTTTCGATCctgaacaaaaagaaaaagaaaaagaaaaagaaaagaaaagcttcGTGAAAGCAAATAGTCGTAAAATATTACAGATTCAAAGGTGCAATGCGAATGTATGTGGAAAGAATGCAAACCCGGAGGTTAAAGTTCACCAAATGCTCCGGAGCTAACAATCTAAACGCGATTGCCTACCCCGCCTGCTAGCTCGACAACCTCAACCGATCTTGCACGAACGAACAATCAAGATTAATAATTACAGAATATATTCAGTTACAATCACGGCGTGTCAGTTTAGCATGCTAAGTGGCTAAACTGCCAGATTCAAAATGGACAAGGCGCTGCATGATGACAGTTTGTGGACATTGGACGGACATTGAACGTCAAGCGCCAAAGACAGAGCCTTAACGTTTAGAAAATCGCGGCCTTAATAGGTGCCCTTACCTGTCATGTGGACTGTCCTGTCCTCCCCCCGACAGGTGGAGAGCAACCTGCCTACTTCCCTGCAGAGGAAATAGGCCACTGGTCTAGGTCGTGCCTGCAGCCCACTGCAACAGGTCGCCCTTCTTCTGTCTGAATCGTGTGCGCTGTCATGACTATTGTATTACGTtatcgccatctagtggatataTATGTAACTTGAATGTTTTATGACGTAATATTGTATTTTGCGACTAGCAGTAAATGCATGGTTGTTGACGATGTTTGTTATATTTTCCTAATAAGAAAGAGATATCTGGATCTTGATGTGGTCTTAATATCATATGTAATCTTTCCAAAGAGAAACTTGTGTGTAAACGGGGCTGTTTCAAACCTGCCATTTGTGGATTTCTCCACTAGATGTCACTTACACAAAACCAATAACAGCGCTGCAAGCTACAATATTGCTAGGTTTTAGTGACAATGTAGTAGTTTATGCAAAACAATACCTAGTATAACATTCAAGTATTTTGGATAGATTTGAATTACAGCACCTGTACATTAATTTAGtcgtgttttattattattattattgttattattattattccctgATCCCTCCACCAATCAGAGCATAATGCAATCAATTTGCTGCTTTGGTTGTTTGTTTCTCATGGGCTTACTGCATGAGAGTGTGTGCTGTAGTTCGCATTGTGCTGTTTTAGTTCGCATGTCGGCATTCGCTTGAAATACTAACCTATCTACAAGGTCACTTTGTAAAACGTATTGCGTAATAGTAATATAATTGCTGTGTTCAAAAGAGCGTTTCCAGCAggttgatttaatttttttcttgtgcgTGGGTTAGttgcatgtttgtttatttttttcccccagtcgtTGTCTATAAAGGCCGTAAAGTACAGCATTTACGACAGTTGTGTGACGTAATCAACAAGCCCTGAAATGACCGATCGGTtggaataatttaaaaatatatatatatatgaattgaTCGTCTCTTTTACAATGCGTGTAACATCAAACGCCAACGCATGCATCTTAACTGTTATCGATAGGTCTAAATTGGAACAGAAATGACATTAGCCAGCTAAAATAATCCAAAGCACTAGCTTGGtaatgctaacgttagcctTATAGTTTGCGTGTGGTAGATTGTCCTTAACCTGGGAAATGTTATTTGCGCCCGCTACGAATTGTATGACACAataattctatatgacagagtTGGGCAAAAACGAGAGCTGCGTTTGGAGCTAATTTGTCGCCTTCGAGACAATTAACTGCACATCACAAATGTCAGCGCAAAAAGACTGCGAGTTTTTGGTCAAAAGAGCTCGGGAGCTTGTTCCTGATGACCCTTGTGCGGCTAAAGCCTGGCTCATAACTGCCAGAACGCTTTACCCTGCCGACTTCAACATACAGGTAATGTCTAACACACCTGCTGATTTTTATAATAGTACAATAATGGCATGCTTATATGTTGTTTCTTTTCATTAGGTATACTTGCATAATTCAAAGAAATCCTAAACAAATGTTGTAGCCGGTATTCTGCttataaaaatataacaatgctttttttttcagttcactTCACCTCCAGTCCTTTTTAATGAAGTGTACCCGATTCACTAACCTCATTTTCCTCCACAGTATGAAATGTACATCATTGAACGCAATGCAGAAAGGACATCTTGTGCTGGGAGGTTGCTGTATGACATGTGAGTTTTAGTGTACATGCTCAGTGGTTCGTGTCTTAGGCCGCAGcacttattaaaatattttttaggtttttaaatTTTCCAGATCAACCCATTGTGTGGCGTGAGATCAGTGTCATCACAGCAGCTTTGCGCAGTGATGCTCAGGACAAACATTCGCAGTTCCTTCGAGGTGAGagaagtgtgtgtttgtttgcatgcTATAATACTCTCCTTGAATATTTAAAGCATATTTTGAGGGGGTATGTGTTTGTCTCCACCAGGGCTTTTTGAAACACTGCCTGGTCGTATACAGTGTGAGATGTTGCTGAAGGCAACGGAGCAGTGCTTTAACACTTTGGAGAAGGCAGAGATGTTGTTGCTCCTACTGAAACGCTTTCCAGAGTCTGTGGTCCAACACGGGGTATGAGATTTATGAGGGTCATCAATTTGACAATGAATTCAAATTGAATCATGCTCTTCTTGTGTATATAGGTGAGTCTAGGTGAAACACTGTTGGAGGCAGAGACATCTGAGAAAGTGGAATCTCCCATCAACTGTTTCAGGAAACTTTTTGGTTAGCGAACACTTGAATTAATACTTGATGTTTTtcttgtgttaaaaaaacacatgcaaagttcagtgcattctagtttagaggttccactgtcaTTTGCGTTACAGTGTGTGACGTCCTTCCTTTGGTTATAAACAACATGGACATGCGTCTGCCAGCCAGCTTGATGCAAAAATACATCCTGAAAGCTGCCGAGTTTTACATCGGTTATGTCACCCGAGGACCTTCACCCGACGGACAGATAAATGGTGAAGCAGATCAGTGTGTTCGTGACTGCTGCtgtggttttatttattgtgaCATTATTAATATTCAGCTTTGTCTTTTTATATTTTCCATCAGCGTCTCAAGACGGCGGTCCCCTAAAGTCTCCCAGTGTCTCCCGTGGCTCGCAGCGGTACGTCATTGACGGCTTGTCGGAAAAGTCTTCAGTGGTCGCCGAACCTTGGGAGAGGCTGTTGGACCTCCTTGCAGTCGTCGGCGCTCGATGCGAGTGGCAGGGAGATAAAGGACAGAGGTAGGCAGTTTACCGGTAAAAGAATATTAGATATCACGTCAGTGGTTCTTCAAATGGTAGTGTGGGAGGTGCTCTAATTTTGTCCAGCCAATCATAAAGTTGTGGtctatttgaatattttgaagGTCTCGCTTACCTAGCCTGGAAATCAACCGCcctatcagtcgcatttctAGGGCgtggcaaacctgagctaagaGACAGTGGAATtaaccaatgagcgaagagcgaagtgacgtcagaaaagcgactcgtggaagtcttttatttctttttcttattcttctacggagtaaaaatccaacatggctactagccgaagagagacgtcacgcaaataaacaaatttgattggccggcctgttttcgGCCGGTGCCGAATCGCTGGCTATGGACGCCTGTCTAGacggtgtggcttgccaggctatcACTTACCATCAGTTTGCTGGTAAGTGATATGTagatgcaacaaaaaaagatggataattttttatcattttgagttgaatacaAGTTTTTTGCTTTACCGACGCTAATACTATAAGTATGCTGTTATTAAAATACAGTGctcaacccaagacacacttaagaccgccccctcatttgaataactttTGATGACGCAATTCATGCTcactttgaaataaataaatgagagcagagcatttttaatgattgattgAGATTTAAtcctatttttatatttatttatatatttatctatttttgtcttacagtttttatttccatttatataattccttttgtatttaattttttaaattatgtttttttgaatatctgtttttttattttatttttgacaggtTTGGTCCTCTATAAACTATGTCCTGTGATTGTTGTGAAGTTACtaaaagttgcatttttaacctttattttgTAGGAGCTATATTGACTTACTCCAAAGAGTGAAGGAGCTGTGTCGCTACTTACCGAGCCTGGAGGGAGACACCAGAGCCCGCTGCTGCAGTCAGGTGGTTATCTGCACCGCCCTCGTCCTCTTTCGCAACGCCTTCCTCTACGTCTCAACTGTACAGCCAGCGCTGTTCCAAGGTCGGTCTTCATCGCTACGCACACATTGAGTCACTACGCTTCACTAAATGAAACctgttggttttatttttcaGGCGTGAATGCTCTGAATTTGGGCCCGTGGATTCTAGTGGAGGATTTTAGCTCAGTGTACAATGATGTGGACATGGAGAGAGGGGCAGTCAAACACGCACACAAGAAGCGAAAAATGGCTGATGGCAGAGAGAAGACCATTGTGAGCATGACGCAAACATACACCACTGCTATTCCGTAACGGGGTTGTTATTTACAGTGTCCAACGTGTGCCTGCGTGTGTGTTATTCCAGAGCTCAGATGATGAGGAAGGCTTGGGAAAGGTGCGTGGCCGAAACATCTTGGTGAACAAGACTGAGATGCCCAACTGGTCAGAGACTCTGGAGGGCTTTTATACGGCGAGGGAAAGCTGGGACCTTCTTCACTCTCATGACAGCCTTGAAACTGGTAATCATCTCCTCTGCTCTGACGTGTCTTCATGCTCCATTATtcaataaaagtattgctttCTAACCAGGTGTATGGCAAAATGCCATGTAtatatagacaaaatatacgCATACGTGctaaatatatgtttaaaaaatatttcccatTAATACATTTGGCATTCAAGGACTGCACAcaactgctgaacagcaaaccaatATTATGTGCAAGAatgcattttgtgcatttttttcacaaaaatcaacacaCTCAAAATTTTAACATTGTTGGGGGTACTATGTTTATTCTGCATATAATTccaaatctgtaaaaaaattaGACCAAATGCTGTATAGTGCACTATAGGGCGGCATAAGACCCAATATGATCACAACTAAgctatgtctgccatctagtggtgaatggtgatattacagtTTAAAACTATAGTCAATACATATGCAGTTTGGCAGCCGTGAACTcacatatttttcaatatatatatattttttaaatattttttgggagggggtgggggtcaggattccccccccccccctcatttaCCACACCGTTTTTCGTGAAAAAACatctaatgaattttttttcattgtttttggaTCAATTTTGTaggttggaaaataaataaattaataaacagatattttattattagtattattatttctttatgtatttattttttgaaaattagtTAAGGGGCCACTTAGTGTGGTCATGCTGCCACATGGCACCAGTCACCCATCCCTGACTagagtagtgctttgccgccatcttgcggCAGTTGTAAACCTTTGGAGCGGGGCACTCACTTTGATTTTTGAACGATTATGCCACCAtgttttttgggttaatttattatttttacagaattCAAGAAGATTTGTGCCTCTTGGAAGACAGACAGCTGGCTGTGGTTCCGAATTTTTCTCACTGACATGATCATATACCAGGCAAGAAGCAATTCAACAAATAATGATTACTCTTAACAACATCCTTCCATCTGTCCATCATCTTGCGTGATAAATGAGTGTTCATCCTGCATCTTCCAGGGTCAATACCGTAAGGCCCTGTCCAGCCTGCACCAGATGGCCGCCGTGCAGCAGCCACAGTCAGGCCAGCAGAGTCCCTCGGGTCAGACCAGTCTGGAGCACCACAGGGCACTCATACAGCAGGCCTCCTGCCACTACGCACTCGGAGAATACCGGGTAGGCAcaagcatgctttttttttttttttttttacaatacgaGTTGTTCCTTCTGCCCCAAGGTGGatatcatctttttttcattttttttttttttcagttggccTGTGAGAAGCTTCTTGATGTTGTCAGTGGACTGGTACCGCCAAACCATGAACCAACAAAGCCCTCTGAAGATCAGACAAAAGTCAAGACCAAATTGAAGAAATGTaagctattgattttttttttgattgttttagtAGGTGATTTGACCAACAACAAAATCTTATGAATGCTAATTTGTCGAAATTAGGTCATGATGTAAGATTGCTCCCATGCACCAGCAACGCCATATTACCTTTCTGCCTCCAGCTCATGTTGGCCTGCTTCAAGGTACAGTATGTCCACATTGTACAGTTGCAGACATTCGCGCACTAAAACAACCTCTTGATCCGCCATTTCCTTCTTTGGGCCGCCCAGCCGCGAGCCTTTACAGACAACCGAGATGACCTGTCGCTGGGTCATGTGGTGGTCCTCCTGCAGTACGACTGGCCACAAGGCGAGATGCTGTTTCTAAAAGCCGTGGATAAGATTTGTCAGCAAGGCGGGTTGCAGTATGAGAATTTCTTCAACTATGTCACCAGtatcctgccgtggttctcttCAAGCCGTACATActgttgtttattttccatGCAAATGTGGTATGTTCGCGATCAATTTTTATGTTGTGTTGAGATGATTGATTGATCCTTGGCAAAAAGGGAACATTtatctttttgtgtttttgatcatatggaagtgtggaactgccaCTGTGGAGTgaacattaaaataattaattaattaattaactcattcactgccataaattctttttttttttttattattaaaaattaggggcaagaggcgatcattttttaaaactgttattaatcacatgacttcactagttaacgcaggattgatcacaaattctatatgttctatATATACAAaccaaatctaggttttcatactcttgttaacaaaagtaggggaaaaaaattaacaattttttttactaattgacgtttatagccttcaacggcagtgaatgaattaaaagaaagaaaatattataaaaaattcggggcatcaggcaattaaagtttttaatcgtaattaatcgcatgacttcactagttaactcgcgattaatcacaaatttcatgtacaaaactaaatgtacaataaaaaaaaatctagattttcaacaagagtggaaaaaaatgttaaactaatagaaatagttcaaatgtatttttgacgtttatagccgtctggctgtgaatgagttaattattaattaatgcaTTAATTagttaagtaattaattaatcaaccatatttatatacatttgagCATATTTGCAAAAACGTACATTTGAACATACTcataaatacgttcaaacatacttgtaggtagtgatgggaaaatgaagcgtCATgaagaggagtcaaaaaatatctcAAGTGCTTTataagcttcatttgtccatcactacttgtaggctaaatgctaaaaacgtagcactttctcccataatgccacgaGGTTCGATaattaacaaacattttttattggtaattttagtgatttattatttttattaattaaagtttttagcatttatccaaaatgtatatttgaacgtattttcctgtgaaaaatatttactcCACGTTGGTTCCACTCTTCCGTAAGTTCCCTTGTTGaataaacacaaacatcaaACAAGGTGACGGACAAAAAGACATTTAacgcttaaaaaatatatattattgctATCAAATGGCTAAAATTAGTCCAATTTGACCCTGATTTTGATTGAATTTGacttggaccaaaaaaaaaaaaaaatcaaaacagtacCACGTGGACGTTACTTTCC from the Vanacampus margaritifer isolate UIUO_Vmar chromosome 10, RoL_Vmar_1.0, whole genome shotgun sequence genome contains:
- the ints10 gene encoding integrator complex subunit 10 isoform X1, translated to MSAQKDCEFLVKRARELVPDDPCAAKAWLITARTLYPADFNIQYEMYIIERNAERTSCAGRLLYDMFLNFPDQPIVWREISVITAALRSDAQDKHSQFLRGLFETLPGRIQCEMLLKATEQCFNTLEKAEMLLLLLKRFPESVVQHGVSLGETLLEAETSEKVESPINCFRKLFVCDVLPLVINNMDMRLPASLMQKYILKAAEFYIGYVTRGPSPDGQINASQDGGPLKSPSVSRGSQRYVIDGLSEKSSVVAEPWERLLDLLAVVGARCEWQGDKGQRSYIDLLQRVKELCRYLPSLEGDTRARCCSQVVICTALVLFRNAFLYVSTVQPALFQGVNALNLGPWILVEDFSSVYNDVDMERGAVKHAHKKRKMADGREKTISSDDEEGLGKVRGRNILVNKTEMPNWSETLEGFYTARESWDLLHSHDSLETEFKKICASWKTDSWLWFRIFLTDMIIYQGQYRKALSSLHQMAAVQQPQSGQQSPSGQTSLEHHRALIQQASCHYALGEYRLACEKLLDVVSGLVPPNHEPTKPSEDQTKVKTKLKKCHDVRLLPCTSNAILPFCLQLMLACFKPRAFTDNRDDLSLGHVVVLLQYDWPQGEMLFLKAVDKICQQGGLQYENFFNYVTNIDMLEEFAYLRTPEGGRIQLELLPNQGMLIKNPRPTLGLELNTLLLQGVQTMDRHHTVTRGITKGVKEDFRLAMERQVSRCGENLLSVLHRFCINEKIIIVQSLP
- the ints10 gene encoding integrator complex subunit 10 isoform X2 — encoded protein: MSAQKDCEFLVKRARELVPDDPCAAKAWLITARTLYPADFNIQYEMYIIERNAERTSCAGRLLYDMFLNFPDQPIVWREISVITAALRSDAQDKHSQFLRGLFETLPGRIQCEMLLKATEQCFNTLEKAEMLLLLLKRFPESVVQHGVSLGETLLEAETSEKVESPINCFRKLFVCDVLPLVINNMDMRLPASLMQKYILKAAEFYIGYVTRGPSPDGQINASQDGGPLKSPSVSRGSQRYVIDGLSEKSSVVAEPWERLLDLLAVVGARCEWQGDKGQRSYIDLLQRVKELCRYLPSLEGDTRARCCSQVVICTALVLFRNAFLYVSTVQPALFQGVNALNLGPWILVEDFSSVYNDVDMERGAVKHAHKKRKMADGREKTISSDDEEGLGKVRGRNILVNKTEMPNWSETLEGFYTARESWDLLHSHDSLETEFKKICASWKTDSWLWFRIFLTDMIIYQGQYRKALSSLHQMAAVQQPQSGQQSPSGQTSLEHHRALIQQASCHYALGEYRLACEKLLDVVSGLVPPNHEPTKPSEDQTKVKTKLKKCHDVRLLPCTSNAILPFCLQLMLACFKPRAFTDNRDDLSLGHVVVLLQYDWPQGEMLFLKAVDKICQQGGLQYENFFNYVTNIDMLEEFAYLRTPEGGRIQLELLPNQGMLIKHHTVTRGITKGVKEDFRLAMERQVSRCGENLLSVLHRFCINEKIIIVQSLP